TCCGATTGTGCTGATACAACCGGACCAATCGGGACAGCCCTTGCCGATGGACGTGGATACGGACGGAGAACAGGAGAAAGCCGGGCAGACGCAAGGGCAGGAAACTTTTCTGAATACTTGTACGGATAAGTATGCCGCGTGCTTCCATACGTTCATAAATGCCTTACGCGACGAGACTTTTGACAAATTAGTGCTATCCCGCGAACTCGTTATCGGTCAGATGCCGGATTTCTCTCCCTCATCAGTGTTCCGTGCGGCTTGCAAACGGTATATCCATTCTTATATATACCTATGCTATACCCCTCAGACGGGTATCTGGCTAGGTAGCACGCCCGAAATCATCCTGTCGGGCGAAAAAGACGGATGGAACACCGTCGCACTGGCCGGAACGCAGCCTTTGCAGGACGGCAAATTGCCGCAAGCGTGGGATGAGAAGAACCGGAAAGAGCAGGATTATGTAGCATCCTATATCCGTCGGCAACTTCTTTCATTAGGCATCCGTTCTACGGAGAACGGGCCTTATCCTGCCTATGCCGGAGCATTGTCGCATCTGAAAACGGATTTTCATTTCTCTTTGAAAGATAATAAGGATTTGGGAAATCTTCTGAAAGTTCTGCACCCGACACCTGCCGTATGCGGGCTTCCCAAGGAAGAAGCCTATCAGTTCATATTGGAAAACGAAGGTTACGACCGCCGTTACTATTCCGGTTTTATCGGATGGCTCGACCCCGACGGAAGGACGGATTTGTATGTGAACCTGCGCTGTATGCATATCGAAGACGAGCAACTGACCCTTTATGCCGGCGGCGGATTACTGGCTTCTTCGGAACTGGATGACGAATGGCTGGAAACGGAAAAGAAGTTGCAGACCATGAAACGGCTGATAGCTTATTAATCACTAATTCACTAATCACTAACCATCATGTACACAGATAAGAAGAACATACTCCAACTGGTTGCGTTGCTTCAGGCGCACGGGATTACTAAAATTGTATTGTGTCCGGGCAGCCGTAACGTACCTATCGTGCATACCTTGTCCAACCATCCTGATTTTACCTGTTATGCGGTGACAGATGAAAGGAGTGCGGGGTATTTCGCCATCGGGCTTACGTTGAATGGTGGCAAGCCTGCCGCAATCTGCTGCACTTCCGGAACGGCATTATTGAATCTCCATCCGGCTGTGGCAGAAGCCTTCTATCAGAATGTTCCTCTGGTTGTCATTTCTGCCGACCGTCCCGCAGCCTGGATAGGGCAAATGGACGGGCAGACACTTCCGCAACCGGGTGTATTCCAGTCGCTGGTCAAGAAGTCGGTCAATCTTCCGGAGATTCACACGGATGAAGATGAATGGTACTGCAACCGCCTGATAAATGAAGCCCTATTGGAGATGAACCATCACGGAAAGGGACCGGTTCATATCAATGTCCCTATTTCCGAACCGTTGTTCCAGTTTACGGCGGATGCCCTGCCCGAAGTGCGTGTCATCACGCGTTATCAAGGCTTGAACGTCTACGACCGTGATTACAACGACCTCATCGACCGCATGAACAAATATCAGAAACGGATGATTATTGTCGGTCAGATGAACCTTATCTATCTGTTTGAAAAGAGATATACCAAATTATTATATAAGCACTTTGCCTGGCTGACGGAGCATATCGGCAATCAGACTGTTCCCGGTATCCCGGTGAAGAACTTCGACGCGGCGCTTTATGCCATGCCCGAAGAGAAAATAGACCAGATGTCTCCCGAACTGCTGATTACTTATGGCGGGCACGTCGTCTCCAAACGATTGAAGAAGTTCCTTCGCCAGCATCCGCCCAAAGAACATTGGCACGTATCGCCGGACGGTGAAGTGGTCGACCTCTACGGTTCATTGACTACCGTGATTGAAATGGACCCGTTCGAATTCTTGGAAAAGATAGCGAGCCTGCTCGACAATCGTACTCCTGAATACCCCCGTGTGTGGGAGAATTATTGCAAAATCATCCCCGAACCGGAATTTGCCTATTCGGAGATGGCGGCTGTCGGTGCATTGATAAAGTCCTTGCCGGAATCATGCGCCTTGCATCTGGCGAATAGTTCGGTCGTCCGTTATGCCCAGTTATATGCCATTCCTTCTACGATTGAAGTTTGCTGCAACCGGGGAACGAGTGGCATTGAAGGTTCGCTTTCTACGGCTGTCGGCTATGCGGCAGCTTCCGATAAGCTGAATTTTATAGCCATCGGGGATTTGAGTTTCTTCTACGACATGAATGCGTTGTGGAATGTGAATGTCCGTCCCAACCTGCGTATTCTTTTGTTGAATAATGGTGGCGGGGAGATTTTCCATACCTTGCCGGGACTCAAGATGTCGGGTACTTCGCAGAAGTTTATTGTAGCCGTTCATCAAACAACTGCCAAAGGTTGGGCGGAAGAACGCGGATTCCTTTATCTGCAAGCGGAGAATGAGGAAGAACTGGCTGAAACCATGCAGATTTTTACTCAACCGGAAGCGAAGGAACGCCCTGTATTATTGGAAGTGTTCACCAGCAAGAACAAAGACGCACGAATGCTGAAAAATTATTATCACCAATTAAAACAAAAATAGATTATGTCAACACAAAGAGAGTGGACAACCATCAGAGAATACGACGATATTCTCTTTGATTACTATAATGGAATTGCCCGTATCACCATCAACCGTGAACGTTATCGGAATGCATTCACCCCGACTACTACTGCCGAAATGAGTGACGCATTGCGCATTTGCCGCGAAGAAGCGGATATTGATGTGATTGTCATCACCGGAGCCGGAGATAAAGCCTTCTGTTCGGGCGGTGACCAGAATGTGAAAGGACGTGGCGGCTATATCGGCAAAGACGGCGTTCCCCGTCTGAGTGTGCTGGACGTGCAAAAACAAATCCGCAGTATCCCGAAACCGGTGATTGCTGCCGTGAACGGATTTGCCATCGGTGGCGGGCACGTGCTTCATGTAGTGTGTGACTTGTCTATCGCTTCGGAAAATGCCATCTTCGGTCAGACAGGCCCTCGTGTGGGTAGCTTTGACGCCGGATTCGGCGCATCTTACCTGGCACGTGTGGTAGGTCAGAAGAAAGCGCGTGAAATCTGGTTCCTCTGCCGGAAATACAATGCGCAGGAAGCGCTGGATATGGGACTGGTGAATAAAGTAGTCCCCTTGGAGCAACTGGAAGACGAATATGTGCAATGGGCGGAAGAAATGATGCAGCTCAGCCCGTTGGCTTTGCGGATGATTAAAGCCGGATTGAATGCCGAACTGGACGGTCAGGCAGGTATTCAGGAACTGGCAGGTGACGCAACGCTGCTTTATTATCTGACGGATGAAGCTCAGGAAGGAAAGAATGCGTTTTTGGAAAAACGCAAACCGAACTTCAAACAGTATCCCAAGTTCCCTTAATCCCAAGTTCTCTTGATAACAAATTCCTTTAATAACAAGTTCCCTTTTAATAAATGGACTGCAAGATAGAAATTATCCCCCGGTTGCTTCATTTCAAGCAACCGGCAGGGACTTCCCGAGGCACATATACGACACGAAAGGTCTGGTATCTTCATCTGATTTCTCCCGACTTTCCGGGCAGGGTAGGGATAGGAGAGTGCGCTCCTTTGCCTGCATTGAGCTGTGACGACCTTCCCGATTACGAGAATATATTGATTAAAGCCTGTCGCCGGGTAGAAGAACGGCAGGGAATACTGGATGTCGATTCTTTATCTGACTATCCCTCTATCCTGTTTGGCTTGGAGACGGCTATCCGCCATTTCTTTGCGGGGAGTTGGGCGTTATGTGATACGGCTTTTTCACGCGGAGAAGCTGGGATTCCGATAAACGGGCTTATCTGGATGGGAGATTTTGATAAGATGCTTTCCCAGATAGAAAAGAAAATGGAAGCCGGATTCCGTTGTATCAAACTAAAGATTGGTGCCATCAACTTTGAAGAGGAACTGGCATTGCTCCGCCATATCCGCGCCCACTTTTCTTCTAAAGAAATAGAACTGCGTGTAGACGCCAACGGCGCTTTCTCTCCGGCTGATGCAATGGATAAACTGAAACGCCTGTCCGAACTCGACTTACATTCTATCGAACAACCTATCCGTGCCGGACAATGGGAAGAAATGGCACGTCTCACTTCCGAATCTCCGTTGCCGATAGCTTTGGATGAAGAACTGATAGGATGTAACATTTTGGAAGAAAAACAAAAGTTACTTTCAGCCATCCGTCCGCAATATATAATTCTCAAACCTTCTCTTCACGGTGGAATATGCGGGGGTAACGAATGGATTACCGAAGCGGAAAAACGGCATATCGGCTGGTGGATTACTTCTGCCCTGGAATCAAATATCGGTCTGAATGCCATCGCCCAATGGTGTGCCACTTTCGACAATCCGCTGCCACAAGGCTTGGGAACAGGGCAACTTTTTACGGACAACGTAGAAATGCCCCTTGAAATAAGAAAAGACTGCTTGTGGTTTTGTAATGACGCAATTTAATAATATCCGATGATATTCGACCGAAAACAGCAACGTTTGCTATTGGAAGGAAAAGAATATACTTCTGATGATATAGCCCGTTTTGTAGCAGAAGGAGCAGAAAACTATCCTTCTGCGATATGGGATTTATATCTTTTCCTGAACGAGTGGTTCAATGATTCTTCTGTCATAACTGTCCATACTTCGGGTTCCACAGGTACGCCGAAAGAACTGGTTGCACGCAAAGACCAAATGATGCAAAGCGCACGCCTGACTTGCGAATTTCTGAATCTGCAAGCGGGAGACACTGCTTTGTTATGTATGAATCTCCGCTATATCGGAGCCATGATGGTAGTGGTGCGTTCTCTGGTCGCAGGGTTGAATCTGATAGTGCGTCCTGCTTCCGGTCATCCTCTTTCTGATATAAGCGAACCGCTGAAATTTGCGGCAATGGTTCCCTTGCAGGTTTATAATACTCTTCATACTCCCGAAGAAAAAGAACAGTTGAAGCAAACGGAGATTCTGATTATAGGTGGCGGAGCAGTAGATGAGGCTTTGGAAGCAGAAATAAAATCTCTCCCGATAGCTGTCTATTCCACTTATGGCATGACAGAAACATTATCCCATATCGCCCTGCGTCGTCTGAACGGAAATTCGGCGTCCGGACATTATTATCCTTTTCCTTCGGTCGAACTGTCCTTGTCTCCCGAAAATACATTAATCATTAAAGCCCCTTTGGTCTGTGATGACATTTTGCAAACTAATGATATTGCCCGCATCTATCCCGATGACAGCTTTACTATTTTAGGGCGAAAAGATAACGTTATCAATAGTGGTGGAATCAAAATACAAGCAGAGGAAATAGAAAAAGTCCTTCGTCCGTATATCCCTATGCCGTTTGTCATCACTTCTGTTCCGGATCCTCGTTTGGGGCAAGCGGTTACTTTATTAATCGAAGGTCAGTTGGATATGGAAGAACTAAAAAATAAGGTGCAGGAGATACTGCCACCTTATGATTGTCCTAAGTATATTCGAATGGTGGACTTTATTCCTCAAACGGGGAATGGTAAAATCAACCGTGTCGAATGCCGCACGTTAGCGGAGAAACTATTGTAGTTGTTATACTTCTTCTATTCGTGCCAATTCCCATCCGCAGAATTGCATAACGATGCAATGGAGCTGCGTGTGTTGGCATAATTGGCGCACTTTCGAATCTGCCGTATAATTATGAATCTGATTGATAGCCGCTTCCCATTGTTCTGCAGCTTGTATTTCAAACTTATCTTTAGACAGGTATTTTAATTCAAGAATGTAGCTATGATTCACTTCGGGATAGCGTTGTAAATCGGGCATGAGGAACATGTCGCAGAAACCGTGGCTTAACTCTATTTCCGGTGCAGTCAGGTAATAGGAATTTATGCTAAGATAGGCAGTGAGAAAACCCTGTATATTACGTTCGCCTTCGATATTGCTGCGTACGGAAGAATTCTCTTTATATGCTTTGGCGATGAAATCCAATGCCGGTTGCCAACGACCGTCGAAAGCCATATCGTCATAAAGGTCTTTCAAGTGGTTGAAATTTATCTCGTTTTTAGATTGATATTCTTCCAACAGATATTCATAATACTGTTTACGGACATTGTTATTCGGAATTCCTAACAGGGTACGGTCACCACGTTTTCCGATGATAGTCAGCATTCCGTAATAGAAAAGCAGACTGGGGAATATTTCCGGTTTCGTGATTTGGTCAGCAGAGAAGGAGTTGAATAACTCTGTCAGTATTTGCCCCTCTTCGACAATGCGCCTGATCACCCCTTTACGATCTCCGTCGAGACGGTCGAGTTGGATAAGTTTTTTCATCTTACTGTAATCTGTACGGGTGTTGGGGTCTACCATTTGCTCAGGAGATATTCCTAGTTGCATTCGGTTGCGTAAATAATAAAGCACCATGTCACAGTTAAACATTTTTGTATCCGAATCCAAACTTTGACGTGCAAAACAGTAATTATCATACCACGGTTTCATCTCCAGAATCATTTCTTCGATATTGGCATCCAACTGTCCGGCTTCCTGATAATAGCGGAACATAGTACGTATATCTTCTTCCGAAAAACCTAGCATCTGATTGAATAACGGATTGGTACTGATATTCCATCCGATATTGAATCCGCTTGTCAAGTCGTCCAAAGTGACGGGACTTACGCCTATCATAAAGATACGGTCGAACATGCCTTTATAATTCTTGAAAGCATCCCGGTAGAATCCGCTGGCATGAGTGATGTTATGATAAATTTTATTTCCCAGTTCATTGAGTACAACATTGGTAAAGTTGTCGTATTCATCAATAATAAGGTATAGAGGATAGCCCAAACGGCGTGCCTCTGCATCCAATATATGTAATTTGTCAATGCCCTTTTCGGCAGAACTAAAACGGGATATAAATTCGTCTGTGTAATACTCCCGATATCGATTTAGAAAATCGTCAAGTTGCACTGCACTATAAGAATCGAACCTTTGCGGTAGTTCGTCTATATTTCCCCCTATTTTGGAGAAGTCAAGATAGAGCATTTGATAAGTTCCCTGCAAAGGAGTGGGCTGTTGCCCAATCCAAAGATTGCCGAATAGTTGCTGAAATTTATCCTTTGATGAAAGGTCGTAGTAGGCACGCAGCATACTTAGGAGCAAACTCTTTCCGAAACGGCGCGGACGGATAAAAATCAAATAGTTTGCTTGATCTTCCAACATAGGAATGTACATCGTTTTATCTACATAATAACGATTCTGCTCTATTACATCCGTAAAATTGGACATGCCATAAGGAATTCCTTTCACTGCTTCCATTTTCTTCTATTATTTTTTGTTCTTTAGAACAATTATCTAGCAAAGATAGTTTTTTTTCTAGAGATATCGTTCTGTTGTATTATTTATTATGAGCCTTACAGCACTAATGTCGCTATTTCAGGCGATAATGTGATTGTTTTGTCTTTATTGATAACAATAAAATTGGCATTATACAATGAGTTTATTATCTCGTTGTAAGTGATTGCTCCCATACCATCGAGACGTTTCAAGCTGGGCCATCCATATTTCGAAGTATGTTGCAGAAGCTGGTACACGGTATATATTTCCAGTTTACGTAAAATATGGCATGCACGGTCGTTGATAAATCGGGATAAGTGAATCTCCAACGGATTGTCGGTTTCATATTTGCTAAAGGGGGCCATTGCCTGAGTTCGGAGCGTAGCGATTCTTTCTTGATTCCTGCCTAGCTTATCGAGGATAGAGCTATATTTTGCCACAACTTCGTCATATGTCATCTGGTGGCGTACAGCTACCCGTGAAATAGGTTCGCCGGAAGAGATAGTAAGGAATAAATCCCGTTGATCGTTGTCGGTAATCAATTGACCGAGTTCTTTGATAAGGATATGGAAAAGCGGTTCATAGAGTTTTTGGGTTTTCAACAGGAAAAGTTCATCATCAAACCGAGAAAGAATCACTTCGCGTTCCCATTCTTTTTCTTTGATTAATTTGTTTAAATCATCGTCACTCAACCCTTTGACTTGGTGAGTATCCAGATGGCGGGTCATACTCTCATCATCCAGCATTACGACATTATTGATAATGGAATGTGTGATGTAACCTAACTTAGTCCATCCGCGGAGAGTCGTTTCGGCAATGCCGTATTTCTCTGATACTTGCTTGATTGTTTTCCAGTGTGCCATAAAATATATACCTTTTAGGGTGATTCAACATGATTGAACACTCGCATCCTGATCCTGATATATACCTTATTTATATAAGAAGTCGGGCGCTGAGTCCATATTTATCCGCTAAGAGGTACTA
The DNA window shown above is from Bacteroides faecium and carries:
- the menD gene encoding 2-succinyl-5-enolpyruvyl-6-hydroxy-3-cyclohexene-1-carboxylic-acid synthase; translation: MYTDKKNILQLVALLQAHGITKIVLCPGSRNVPIVHTLSNHPDFTCYAVTDERSAGYFAIGLTLNGGKPAAICCTSGTALLNLHPAVAEAFYQNVPLVVISADRPAAWIGQMDGQTLPQPGVFQSLVKKSVNLPEIHTDEDEWYCNRLINEALLEMNHHGKGPVHINVPISEPLFQFTADALPEVRVITRYQGLNVYDRDYNDLIDRMNKYQKRMIIVGQMNLIYLFEKRYTKLLYKHFAWLTEHIGNQTVPGIPVKNFDAALYAMPEEKIDQMSPELLITYGGHVVSKRLKKFLRQHPPKEHWHVSPDGEVVDLYGSLTTVIEMDPFEFLEKIASLLDNRTPEYPRVWENYCKIIPEPEFAYSEMAAVGALIKSLPESCALHLANSSVVRYAQLYAIPSTIEVCCNRGTSGIEGSLSTAVGYAAASDKLNFIAIGDLSFFYDMNALWNVNVRPNLRILLLNNGGGEIFHTLPGLKMSGTSQKFIVAVHQTTAKGWAEERGFLYLQAENEEELAETMQIFTQPEAKERPVLLEVFTSKNKDARMLKNYYHQLKQK
- a CDS encoding DNA-binding protein, translating into MAHWKTIKQVSEKYGIAETTLRGWTKLGYITHSIINNVVMLDDESMTRHLDTHQVKGLSDDDLNKLIKEKEWEREVILSRFDDELFLLKTQKLYEPLFHILIKELGQLITDNDQRDLFLTISSGEPISRVAVRHQMTYDEVVAKYSSILDKLGRNQERIATLRTQAMAPFSKYETDNPLEIHLSRFINDRACHILRKLEIYTVYQLLQHTSKYGWPSLKRLDGMGAITYNEIINSLYNANFIVINKDKTITLSPEIATLVL
- a CDS encoding ATP-binding protein produces the protein MEAVKGIPYGMSNFTDVIEQNRYYVDKTMYIPMLEDQANYLIFIRPRRFGKSLLLSMLRAYYDLSSKDKFQQLFGNLWIGQQPTPLQGTYQMLYLDFSKIGGNIDELPQRFDSYSAVQLDDFLNRYREYYTDEFISRFSSAEKGIDKLHILDAEARRLGYPLYLIIDEYDNFTNVVLNELGNKIYHNITHASGFYRDAFKNYKGMFDRIFMIGVSPVTLDDLTSGFNIGWNISTNPLFNQMLGFSEEDIRTMFRYYQEAGQLDANIEEMILEMKPWYDNYCFARQSLDSDTKMFNCDMVLYYLRNRMQLGISPEQMVDPNTRTDYSKMKKLIQLDRLDGDRKGVIRRIVEEGQILTELFNSFSADQITKPEIFPSLLFYYGMLTIIGKRGDRTLLGIPNNNVRKQYYEYLLEEYQSKNEINFNHLKDLYDDMAFDGRWQPALDFIAKAYKENSSVRSNIEGERNIQGFLTAYLSINSYYLTAPEIELSHGFCDMFLMPDLQRYPEVNHSYILELKYLSKDKFEIQAAEQWEAAINQIHNYTADSKVRQLCQHTQLHCIVMQFCGWELARIEEV
- a CDS encoding isochorismate synthase; amino-acid sequence: MIDEEISNLTAIDTFIRQKQPFAVYRIPGEKTPRLLTQAGGTVRLIYDLKDLNGQRGFVIAPFRVSETCPIVLIQPDQSGQPLPMDVDTDGEQEKAGQTQGQETFLNTCTDKYAACFHTFINALRDETFDKLVLSRELVIGQMPDFSPSSVFRAACKRYIHSYIYLCYTPQTGIWLGSTPEIILSGEKDGWNTVALAGTQPLQDGKLPQAWDEKNRKEQDYVASYIRRQLLSLGIRSTENGPYPAYAGALSHLKTDFHFSLKDNKDLGNLLKVLHPTPAVCGLPKEEAYQFILENEGYDRRYYSGFIGWLDPDGRTDLYVNLRCMHIEDEQLTLYAGGGLLASSELDDEWLETEKKLQTMKRLIAY
- a CDS encoding o-succinylbenzoate synthase; translated protein: MDCKIEIIPRLLHFKQPAGTSRGTYTTRKVWYLHLISPDFPGRVGIGECAPLPALSCDDLPDYENILIKACRRVEERQGILDVDSLSDYPSILFGLETAIRHFFAGSWALCDTAFSRGEAGIPINGLIWMGDFDKMLSQIEKKMEAGFRCIKLKIGAINFEEELALLRHIRAHFSSKEIELRVDANGAFSPADAMDKLKRLSELDLHSIEQPIRAGQWEEMARLTSESPLPIALDEELIGCNILEEKQKLLSAIRPQYIILKPSLHGGICGGNEWITEAEKRHIGWWITSALESNIGLNAIAQWCATFDNPLPQGLGTGQLFTDNVEMPLEIRKDCLWFCNDAI
- a CDS encoding AMP-binding protein — protein: MIFDRKQQRLLLEGKEYTSDDIARFVAEGAENYPSAIWDLYLFLNEWFNDSSVITVHTSGSTGTPKELVARKDQMMQSARLTCEFLNLQAGDTALLCMNLRYIGAMMVVVRSLVAGLNLIVRPASGHPLSDISEPLKFAAMVPLQVYNTLHTPEEKEQLKQTEILIIGGGAVDEALEAEIKSLPIAVYSTYGMTETLSHIALRRLNGNSASGHYYPFPSVELSLSPENTLIIKAPLVCDDILQTNDIARIYPDDSFTILGRKDNVINSGGIKIQAEEIEKVLRPYIPMPFVITSVPDPRLGQAVTLLIEGQLDMEELKNKVQEILPPYDCPKYIRMVDFIPQTGNGKINRVECRTLAEKLL
- the menB gene encoding 1,4-dihydroxy-2-naphthoyl-CoA synthase, with amino-acid sequence MSTQREWTTIREYDDILFDYYNGIARITINRERYRNAFTPTTTAEMSDALRICREEADIDVIVITGAGDKAFCSGGDQNVKGRGGYIGKDGVPRLSVLDVQKQIRSIPKPVIAAVNGFAIGGGHVLHVVCDLSIASENAIFGQTGPRVGSFDAGFGASYLARVVGQKKAREIWFLCRKYNAQEALDMGLVNKVVPLEQLEDEYVQWAEEMMQLSPLALRMIKAGLNAELDGQAGIQELAGDATLLYYLTDEAQEGKNAFLEKRKPNFKQYPKFP